From one Musa acuminata AAA Group cultivar baxijiao chromosome BXJ2-6, Cavendish_Baxijiao_AAA, whole genome shotgun sequence genomic stretch:
- the LOC135585595 gene encoding hydroxyproline O-galactosyltransferase GALT6-like, translating into MRRSANLEAVVSLGRKWPLQVLLVLALLYGALVFFFEYPFLSYRIPSPSSAYAASGLLGGDAFSLPLNLGAEVRPAPLRPSRRARLLHNSASGPAGPRLPSDPRRMMSASGLDFRVLNVTAVGGRPFSGLHKAAKDAWEVGRKMLEELKTVPLADLATTKDENRTEDNCPHSIILSGEKFLERGRLMVLPCGLTLGSHITLVAKPYKAHPEYDPKITALSEGKKEIMVSQFMMELLGIKTVDGEDPPRILHFNPRLKGDWSGKPVIEQNTCYRMQWGKSQRCEGWTSMANEESVDGLLKCEKWIRDDDNGMEESKATWWLNRLIGRTKKISVDWPYPFVEDKLFVLTLSAGLEGYHVTVDGRHVTSFPYRTGFVLEDATGLSVNGDLHVQSIFAGSLPTSHPSFAPQKNLEMSAEWQALPLPDGPVELFIGILSAGNHFAERMAVRKSWMCEVKKSSNMVARFFVALHGRKEVNIELKKEAEFFGDIVIVPFLDSYDLVVLKTVAICEYGVRTVAARYIMKCDDDTFVRVDSVMNKVRKVPSDKSLYVGNMNYYHKPLREGKWAVTYEEWPEENYPPYANGPGYVVSSDIAQFIISDFEKHKLRLFKMEDVSMGMWVEQFNSTQAVEYKHSVKFCQFGCIDDYYTAHYQSPRQMTCLWDKLQAGKPQCCNMR; encoded by the exons ATGAGGAGATCGGCGAACCTCGAGGCGGTGGTTTCGCTCGGTCGGAAGTGGCCTCTGCAGGTTCTCCTCGTCCTTGCCCTCCTCTACGGCGCGCTCGTCTTCTTCTTCGAGTACCCGTTCCTCTCCTACCGGATCCCCTCCCCTTCCTCCGCCTACGCCGCTTCCGGGCTCCTCGGCGGCGATGCCTTTAGCCTCCCCCTCAATCTCGGCGCTGAGGTCCGGCCCGCTCCCCTCCGCCCGTCCCGGCGCGCGCGCCTTCTCCACAATTCCGCCAGCGGCCCCGCCGGCCCTCGCCTACCCTCCGACCCACGACGGATGATGTCCGCTTCGGGGCTCGATTTCCGGGTCCTCAACGTCACCGCGGTCGGCGGCCGGCCGTTCTCAGGGCTTCACAAGGCCGCGAAGGACGCGTGGGAGGTGGGCCGGAAGATGCTGGAGGAGCTAAAAACTGTTCCTCTGGCGGACCTAGCGACGACGAAGGACGAGAACCGGACGGAGGATAACTGTCCGCACTCGATCATCCTTTCTGGGGAGAAGTTCCTTGAGCGGGGGAGGTTGATGGTGCTACCCTGTGGGCTGACGTTGGGGTCGCACATCACCCTGGTTGCGAAGCCGTACAAGGCCCACCCAGAATACGACCCCAAGATCACGGCCTTGAGCGAAGGGAAGAAGGAGATCATGGTCTCTCAGTTTATGATGGAGCTGCTGGGAATCAAGACGGTGGACGGGGAGGACCCGCCGAGGATACTGCATTTCAACCCCCGGTTGAAGGGGGATTGGAGTGGGAAGCCTGTGATCGAGCAGAACACGTGCTACCGCATGCAGTGGGGAAAGTCCCAACGTTGCGAGGGTTGGACGTCCATGGCTAACGAGGAATCCG TTGATGGGCTACTGAAGTGTGAAAAGTGGATCCGTGATGATGACAATGGGATGGAAGAGTCAAAGGCAACATGGTGGTTAAACCGGTTGATTGGTAGGACAAAGAAGATTTCTGTTGATTGGCCATATCCATTCGTAGAAGACAAGTTGTTTGTTCTCACTCTAAGTGCTGGATTAGAAGGTTATCATGTCACTGTTGATGGGAGACATGTGACCTCTTTTCCTTACCGCACT GGTTTTGTTCTTGAGGATGCGACAGGCCTGTCGGTTAATGGGGACCTTCATGTCCAATCCATTTTTGCTGGTTCATTGCCAACTTCTCATCCTAGCTTTGCTCCACAAAAGAATCTAGAAATGTCAGCAGAATGGCAGGCCCTGCCACTTCCTGATGGACCGGTTGAACTTTTCATTGGCATCCTTTCTGCAGGCAACCATTTTGCAGAGCGTATGGCTGTCCGGAAGTCATGGATGTGTGAAGTTAAAAAATCGTCTAATATGGTGGCTCGGTTTTTTGTTGCTCTG CATGGAAGAAAGGAGGTGAATATTGAGTTGAAGAAAGAGGCAGAGTTCTTTGGTGATATTGTTATAGTGCCTTTCCTAGATAGCTATGATCTTGTTGTTCTCAAGACTGTTGCCATATGTGAATATGGG GTTCGTACTGTTGCTGCTCGCTATATAATGAAATGCGATGATGATACTTTTGTTAGAGTTGATTCAGTGATGAATAAAGTCAGAAAAGTCCCTAGTGACAAAAGCTTATATGTGGGTAACATGAATTACTACCACAAGCCATTGCGAGAAGGGAAATGGGCTGTGACATATGAG GAATGGCCTGAAGAGAATTATCCACCATATGCAAATGGTCCTGGATATGTTGTATCATCTGATATTGCACAGTTCATCATATCTGATTTCGAGAAACATAAGTTAAGG TTGTTTAAAATGGAAGATGTGAGCATGGGCATGTGGGTTGAGCAGTTCAATAGCACTCAAGCAGTTGAATACAAACACAGTGTCAAGTTCTGTCAGTTTGGATGCATAGACGATTACTACACTGCACACTACCAGTCCCCAAGGCAAATGACATGCTTGTGGGACAAGTTGCAGGCCGGGAAGCCTCAGTGCTGTAACATGAGATGA
- the LOC103989429 gene encoding ultraviolet-B receptor UVR8 codes for MEIAEEAVEMAAAEEEEEVYAWSWGAGTDGQLGTGTLEDHHLPQPLPHLPTAVSRVACGGAHAVALTGDGKVLTWGRGPHGQLGHGKFESCSRPKPVKFLESLTMSYVSAGWNHSGFVTDTGCLFMCGDGSFGQLGNGDNQSHGSPFKVLFFVSQHVKQAACGMRHSLALVTGSSGDMIYGFGSGRHGQIGKHLSGGQRLLNLPAAVQGFDDRKIVSIHANGDHSAALSASGQLYLWGRRFSGNVDNHIPQIAPLSLRISQVALGWNHALVMADGFVYMLGGSRHGLLAETRKVNLVEHGLPTLASCTTSNGSPLTLERVPCLDEKVVSIAAGAEHSALVTEKGSVMTWGWGEHGQLGLGDTSDQTRPQEVKLDCNGSFLWTQFAVYCGSGFTIVAKATE; via the exons ATGGAGATAGCTGAAGAGGCGGTGGAGATGGCggcggcagaggaggaggaggaagtgtaTGCTTGGAGTTGGGGCGCGGGGACCGACGGGCAGCTAGGGACCGGCACCCTCGAAGACCATCACCTCCCCCAGCCCCTCCCCCACCTTCCCACCGCCGTATCTAGGGTCGCCTGCGGTGGCGCCCACGCCGTCGCCCTCACTG GTGATGGTAAGGTTTTGACGTGGGGAAGAGGTCCACATGGTCAACTTGGTCATGGGAAGTTTGAAAGCTGTTCGCGACCGAAGCCTGTAAAATTCCTTGAGAGCTTAACTATGTCCTACGTTTCTGCTGGATGGAATCACTCTGGTTTTGTTACAG ATACGGGATGTCTCTTTATGTGTGGAGATGGCTCATTTGGACAGCTTGGCAATGGGGACAATCAGTCACATGGCTCTCCCTTTAAAGTCCTATTTTTTGTTTCACAACATGTTaagcaagcagcatgtggaatgcgTCATTCTCTCGCCTTGGTAACAG GATCTTCAGGTGATATGATTTATGGTTTTGGCTCTGGGAGACATGGACAAATTGGTAAGCATCTATCTGGAGGCCAAAGATTACTTAATCTTCCTGCAGCTGTTCAAGGATTTGATGACCGTAAAATAGTCAGCATCCATGCCAATGGCGATCATAGTGCTGCATTATCAG CTAGTGGACAGTTATACTTATGGGGTAGACGATTCAGTGGAAATGTTGATAATCATATCCCCCAAATTGCACCGCTGTCTCTACGGATTTCACAAGTTGCTCTTGGATGGAATCATGCCTTAGTAATGGCTG ATGGATTCGTTTATATGCTTGGTGGGAGCCGCCATGGTCTACTCGCAGAGACTCGAAAAGTGAACTTGGTGGAGCATGGATTACCTACGCTTGCTTCATGTACCACCTCAAATG GTTCTCCTCTCACTCTGGAGAGAGTTCCCTGCCTTGATGAGAAGGTGGTGAGCATTGCAGCAGGTGCTGAACATTCTGCTCTTGTAACAG AGAAAGGATCGGTAATGACATGGGGCTGGGGGGAGCATGGCCAGCTTGGCCTGGGGGACACATCTGATCAAACACGCCCACAGGAGGTAAAGTTGGACTGCAATGGATCATTTCTTTGGACTCAATTTGCGGTATATTGTGGCAGTGGATTTACAATTGTCGCAAAAGCAACAGAGTAA
- the LOC135615603 gene encoding LOB domain-containing protein 4-like, with protein sequence MTVKGGTNQSCAACKYQRRRCAADCPLAAYFPADQPKQFLNCHRLFGVSNILKIINRLDPPEQAEAMKSIIYESNIRDRDPVHGCLGLICSLHLHIHHLEQELEATNSQLLLHRHHQLAASSSSSSSTMIDGAASYLLLDNGISIVESCSIADNNDINMKAAERFWAHHSSALHAPMDDEISPDFDAIDEDGVYESCSESPLKDTMHSAMAHVSRNELKSAAACFTLTSAVN encoded by the exons ATGACGGTGAAGGGGGGGACGAACCAATCATGCGCGGCATGCAAGTACCAGCGGCGGAGATGTGCGGCGGATTGCCCCCTCGCCGCCTACTTCCCGGCCGACCAGCCGAAGCAGTTCCTGAACTGCCACCGCCTGTTCGGCGTCAGCAACATCCTCAAGATCATTAACCGCCTCGACCCGCCGGAGCAGGCCGAGGCCATGAAGTCCATCATCTACGAGTCCAACATCCGCGACCGCGACCCCGTTCATGGCTGCCTCGGCCTCATCTGCTCCCTGCACCTGCATATCCACCACTTGGAGCAGGAGCTCGAGGCCACCAACAGTCAGCTCCTGctccaccgccaccaccagctcgccgcctcctcctcctcctcctcttctaccATGATCGATGGCGCCGCCAGCTACCTTCTCCTCGACAACGGCATCTCCATCGTCGAGAGCTGCAGCATCGCCGACAACAACGACATCAACATGAAGGCGGCGGAACGTTTCTGGGCTCACCATTCTTCCGCCCTGCATGCCCCGATGGACGATGAGATCTCACCCGACTTCGACGCCATAGACGAAGACGGAGTCTACGAATCATG CTCCGAGTCTCCGCTCAAGGACACGATGCACTCGGCGATGGCTCACGTCTCACGGAACGAACTCAAGAGCGCCGCCGCTTGCTTCACTCTCACCAGCGCCGTCAACTGA
- the LOC135615602 gene encoding uncharacterized protein LOC135615602 isoform X2: MSLNPVPSSLKSSVGSKSTNAHIGGRDGGGGGGEGEGGFFYRHGERSRALCSSWISRLHMRLLSLPPTAAPPPPTPPARRKLPADAGEGGVVLSRHNDDNYPHTISTDESRTRTSISNLNSPFVDRRYLNLFERRPIAGVPRLRSPLPPPQIVYGDEGERSVSGFGPFQLRSRNPALRRGAQESLGRDSSGGERVLGSGKYHHRGYFPLFRRMAHLGEASNGERGMLGSRLGSRIESVHGEEQLDQVNVCFPPRRAPDVHDQVKLSPFFQFRPSLNSDYTIARNKVIVGHPTDDGNTKILEHRSQLRSSLPMSYFPPQPVADDLPSWRPYEKRHFSTDQWSASCTSVQHAARSRGAAYNDGADGAGSIRTFCNTTVNHLERTSVCLSEPEEPFSFWNMGRFKRRNTVSSTIGLTRNLSIKRNANLDESLPPKFRKLGHED; encoded by the exons ATGTCTCTGAATCCAGTGCCGTCTTCTCTGAAGAGCTCCGTGGGCAGCAAGAGCACCAATGCCCACATCGGTGGTAGAgatggaggcggaggcggaggcgagggCGAGGGCGGCTTCTTCTACCGCCACGGCGAGCGGAGCCGGGCCCTCTGCTCTTCCTGGATCAGCCGCTTGCACATGAGGCTCCTGTCCCTCCCGCCTACCGCCGCGCCGCCTCCTCCGACGCCGCCTGCCCGCCGGAAGCTCCCGGCGGATGCCGGTGAAGGTGGCGTCGTCCTCAGCCGCCACAACGACGACAACTACCCGCATACGATCTCCACCGACGAGTCCCGCACCCGGACTTCCATTTCCAATCTCAACTCGCCTTTCGTCGACCGCCGCTACCTCAACCTGTTCGAGAGGAGGCCCATCGCGGGCGTCCCCCGGCTTCGGTCGCCGCTACCGCCGCCGCAGATCGTGTATGGCGACGAAGGAGAGCGATCGGTCAGTGGGTTCGGCCCCTTCCAGCTCAGATCAAGGAACCCCGCCCTTCGTCGAGGAGCACAGGAGAGCCTCGGCCGCGACAGCAGTGGCGGGGAAAGGGTTCTTGGAAGCGGGAAGTACCACCACCGCGGTTATTTTCCTCTCTTCCGCAGGATGGCTCACCTCGGGGAAGCTTCGAATGGAGAAAGGGGAATGCTCGGATCTCGTCTCGGAAGTCGGATTGAATCTGTACATGGCGAGGAACAATTAGATCAGGTGAATGTGTGCTTTCCTCCGAGGAGGGCGCCTGATGTCCACGACCAGGTGAAATTGTCCCCATTCTTCCAGTTTCGGCCATCCTTGAACTCGGATTACACGATTGCTAGGAACAAGGTAATCGTTGGCCATCCAACGGACGACGGAAACACCAAAATTTTGGAGCATCGGAGTCAATTGAGATCGTCACTGCCCATGTCTTACTTCCCACCACAGCCAGTGGCTGATGATCTTCCATCTTGGAGACCGTATGAAAAGCGACACTTCTCTACCGATCAATGGAGTGCGAGTTGTACTTCTGTTCAGCATGCAGCAAGAAGCAGAG GTGCTGCTTACAATGATGGTGCTGATGGTGCTGGCTCAATTAGAACATTTTGT AATACGACAGTAAACCATCTTGAGAGAACTTCTGTATGCTTGAGTGAACCAGaagaacctttttcattttggaaCATGGGGAGATTTAAGAGAAGAAACACAGTCTCTTCAACAATTGGATTGACGCGCAACCTCAGTATCAAGCGAAACGCGAACTTGGACGAATCTCTTCCTCCAAAGTTCAGGAAGTTGGGCCATGAAGATTAG
- the LOC135615602 gene encoding uncharacterized protein LOC135615602 isoform X1, with translation MSLNPVPSSLKSSVGSKSTNAHIGGRDGGGGGGEGEGGFFYRHGERSRALCSSWISRLHMRLLSLPPTAAPPPPTPPARRKLPADAGEGGVVLSRHNDDNYPHTISTDESRTRTSISNLNSPFVDRRYLNLFERRPIAGVPRLRSPLPPPQIVYGDEGERSVSGFGPFQLRSRNPALRRGAQESLGRDSSGGERVLGSGKYHHRGYFPLFRRMAHLGEASNGERGMLGSRLGSRIESVHGEEQLDQVNVCFPPRRAPDVHDQVKLSPFFQFRPSLNSDYTIARNKVIVGHPTDDGNTKILEHRSQLRSSLPMSYFPPQPVADDLPSWRPYEKRHFSTDQWSASCTSVQHAARSRGAAYNDGADGAGSIRTFCDPHILPQNTTVNHLERTSVCLSEPEEPFSFWNMGRFKRRNTVSSTIGLTRNLSIKRNANLDESLPPKFRKLGHED, from the exons ATGTCTCTGAATCCAGTGCCGTCTTCTCTGAAGAGCTCCGTGGGCAGCAAGAGCACCAATGCCCACATCGGTGGTAGAgatggaggcggaggcggaggcgagggCGAGGGCGGCTTCTTCTACCGCCACGGCGAGCGGAGCCGGGCCCTCTGCTCTTCCTGGATCAGCCGCTTGCACATGAGGCTCCTGTCCCTCCCGCCTACCGCCGCGCCGCCTCCTCCGACGCCGCCTGCCCGCCGGAAGCTCCCGGCGGATGCCGGTGAAGGTGGCGTCGTCCTCAGCCGCCACAACGACGACAACTACCCGCATACGATCTCCACCGACGAGTCCCGCACCCGGACTTCCATTTCCAATCTCAACTCGCCTTTCGTCGACCGCCGCTACCTCAACCTGTTCGAGAGGAGGCCCATCGCGGGCGTCCCCCGGCTTCGGTCGCCGCTACCGCCGCCGCAGATCGTGTATGGCGACGAAGGAGAGCGATCGGTCAGTGGGTTCGGCCCCTTCCAGCTCAGATCAAGGAACCCCGCCCTTCGTCGAGGAGCACAGGAGAGCCTCGGCCGCGACAGCAGTGGCGGGGAAAGGGTTCTTGGAAGCGGGAAGTACCACCACCGCGGTTATTTTCCTCTCTTCCGCAGGATGGCTCACCTCGGGGAAGCTTCGAATGGAGAAAGGGGAATGCTCGGATCTCGTCTCGGAAGTCGGATTGAATCTGTACATGGCGAGGAACAATTAGATCAGGTGAATGTGTGCTTTCCTCCGAGGAGGGCGCCTGATGTCCACGACCAGGTGAAATTGTCCCCATTCTTCCAGTTTCGGCCATCCTTGAACTCGGATTACACGATTGCTAGGAACAAGGTAATCGTTGGCCATCCAACGGACGACGGAAACACCAAAATTTTGGAGCATCGGAGTCAATTGAGATCGTCACTGCCCATGTCTTACTTCCCACCACAGCCAGTGGCTGATGATCTTCCATCTTGGAGACCGTATGAAAAGCGACACTTCTCTACCGATCAATGGAGTGCGAGTTGTACTTCTGTTCAGCATGCAGCAAGAAGCAGAG GTGCTGCTTACAATGATGGTGCTGATGGTGCTGGCTCAATTAGAACATTTTGT GACCCTCATATCTTGCCTCAGAATACGACAGTAAACCATCTTGAGAGAACTTCTGTATGCTTGAGTGAACCAGaagaacctttttcattttggaaCATGGGGAGATTTAAGAGAAGAAACACAGTCTCTTCAACAATTGGATTGACGCGCAACCTCAGTATCAAGCGAAACGCGAACTTGGACGAATCTCTTCCTCCAAAGTTCAGGAAGTTGGGCCATGAAGATTAG